A region of the Bryobacteraceae bacterium genome:
ACGCGGTAAAAAAAGCGCTGCATTATTCGGCGTATTGCGACGAATTTCTATTTGCGGACGATTCGGGGCTTGAGGTGGAGGCGCTGGGCGGGGCGCCGGGCGTGCGTTCGGCGCGGTATTCGGCGGAGGGCACCGACGAGGCCAACAACCGGCTGCTGCTTGAGCGGCTTCGAGGGGCCGAGGACCGGCGGGCACGCTTTGTGTGCGTGATCGCGCTGGCGCGGCGGGGGCGGCTGAAGGCGACGTTCCGCGGCGAGGCGGAAGGGGTGATTCTGGAGGCGCCGGCGGGGACGGGGGGGTTCGGCTACGATCCGCTGTTTTACTACCCGCCGCTGGGCAGGACGTTTGCAGAGCTGGACACGGAGACGAAGATGCGGGTGTCCCACCGTGGGGCGGCGCTGCGGAAGCTGTTCGACTATCTGGAGCGCGGGGCGGGCTGAGCGAGGCGGCACTTCAGCAGGGCCCAGCCGATGATGGTTTTTGCGTCGCGGATGTGGCCGCGTGCGATCATGGCGCCGATCTGCGACAGGGAGAACCAGGCGGTTTCGATGCGTTCATCCTCCATTGGCTGAGCCTGGCCGAGGGAGAGATCCTCGGCGAGGTAGATGGTCATTTTCTCCTCGACGTAGCCGGGGCTGGGGAAGAAGGAAACGAGGCGGGTCCATTTACGGGCGGAATAGCCGGTTTCTTCGCGGAGCTCGCGGCGGGCGGCGGCGAGAGGGGACTCGCCGGGGTCGATTCTGCCGGCGGGGAGTTCCCAGAGGTAAGCGCGTGCGGGGAGGCGGTACTGGCGGACGAGGAGGAGGCGGCCGCGGCGGTCGCGGGCCATCATGACGGCGCTGCCGCGGTGGCGGACGATGGCGCGGCGGATTTCGAAGCCGGCGGGGTCGACGGCGTGATCGAGGGTGACGCGGAAGATGGGGGTGGAGAGGATCTCCTGGCTGGAAATCAATTTCATGGGCATATGTTTTATTTTTGAAGGGCAGCGCGGAAAGCGGCGAGGTCGAGCGTATTGACGACGTCGGCGGGGGAGAGCCAGCCGCGGCGGGCCATCTGGACGCCGAAGCGGATGTTGGCGAGGTGTTTGGGGTGGTGAGCGTCGGTGGAGATGACGAAGCGGCAGCCGAGCTGGCGGGCGCGGCGGATGAGGGCGGCGTGGAGGTCAAGCCGTTCGGGGCTTGAGTTGATTTCGAACCAGACGCCGCGTCGGGCGGCCTCGCGGGCG
Encoded here:
- a CDS encoding non-canonical purine NTP pyrophosphatase, translating into MRLRCATGNAGKLREFRMAAAALGHPGIEIQPLEGIKNLPVCEEDGETFEQNAVKKALHYSAYCDEFLFADDSGLEVEALGGAPGVRSARYSAEGTDEANNRLLLERLRGAEDRRARFVCVIALARRGRLKATFRGEAEGVILEAPAGTGGFGYDPLFYYPPLGRTFAELDTETKMRVSHRGAALRKLFDYLERGAG
- a CDS encoding ADP-ribose pyrophosphatase, with amino-acid sequence MKLISSQEILSTPIFRVTLDHAVDPAGFEIRRAIVRHRGSAVMMARDRRGRLLLVRQYRLPARAYLWELPAGRIDPGESPLAAARRELREETGYSARKWTRLVSFFPSPGYVEEKMTIYLAEDLSLGQAQPMEDERIETAWFSLSQIGAMIARGHIRDAKTIIGWALLKCRLAQPAPRSR